Sequence from the Nerophis ophidion isolate RoL-2023_Sa linkage group LG10, RoL_Noph_v1.0, whole genome shotgun sequence genome:
gagaatcagcccttccaagtccaagtctgtggttctcgcccggaaaagggtggagtgacataaccgggttggggaggagacccagcCCCAAATGGAGGTGTTcaaatacctcggagtcttgttcacgagtgagggaagagtggatcgtgaggtcggtgcggcctcttcagtaatgcagacgctgtatcgatccgttgtggtgaagaaggagctgagccggaaggcaaagctctcaatttaccggtggatctacATTCCactcctcacctatagtcatgagctttgggttgttaccaaaaggacaagatcccgggtacaagtggtcgaaatgagtttcctccaccgggtggcggggctctcccttagagatagggtgagaagctctgcaatccggggggagctcaaaataaagccgctgctcctccacatggagaggagctacccgaacgcctctctagggaggtgtttcgggcacgtccgaccggtaggaggccactgggaagacccaggacacgttgggaggactatgtctctcggctggcctgggaaaccctcgggatccccggggaagagctggatgaagtagatggatggatggatggatgtactgtactgtgcaatctactaataaaagtttcaatcaatcaatcacaccaCTGCCTCCAGGCCTCTGCGGTTGTTTTTGCTCAAGTCCCCGCAGCTCCGCCCTCCTGGTGGCCCGGGCCGAGGAGACCCTTTCAGGGCTGGTCCTCTGACGTGAAGGCATGTCGTCCTGCCCTCACCTTAAGACCCCAGCAGGGTCCGTGTGATGTACTCAGACAAGGGGcttggggttggggggggcgtGCATATCTCGGCATGGcgagctaaaactaattattccACCATATGGCGCTCGCCCTCCGCACAATCGCCCTTAACCCCGCCGCCTGAAGCAAGCCGCCGTGGCTTTGCACCCTGACACATGTCGTTCATATGCACGTCAGTACACACACTCccgtacacgtgtgtgtgtgtgtgtgtgtgtgtgtgtgtaacagatgGGAATGGCGGTGTATTGTAATCGGAGCAGTGCCGCAATGTGCTGACTCCTCTTGGCAGCAGTAGCCCCCCTCCCCGAAACAAGAGGAGATTGTTTGGGACCCCCCCTGCACCCCCCCCATCTCACACGTATAATCAGGGTTCCAGCAGGAGAAAGGAGTGAAGAGAAAAGAAGGGGTGTGCAAAAGGGGGCGGGAGAGGGAGGAAGGGCGGGGCCAGATGGAGTTTGTGGACGACTGAAAGGAAAGCCGGAGGAATGATGGATTTGCTAGGAAGCGAGAGGAAGGATTACAAATCCTCACTTGAGCAAAACATGTCCGTCTCCATCGCACAGAGCAATGGTCGGAAGAAGACGGCCGCCATAGCAGTATCAGTCTTTGTGAGGTCAGGGGTAAGCTCACAAAGACTGGAAGACTTTGGTGGTTGATCACTAAAGAACGGCGCTCCTCCAGTAACTTCTTTAAAAAGCCGCAAGTGTTTGTTTTCCCAGCTGTAGCTGATATGAATCCGGCCTCCCGCATTGTGGAAGCGTGGAAGTTGGGAAACGGGGCAGCTGCTCCAGTGGCGCATTTTTTCTTCTCAAGGCTTTTGTTGGCAAGCCAAGCTGGGTTCCTCCTCTGGGAAGGAAAATGTCACAGGCAGATGATCTGTATGAAAGCTAAATGGTGATGTTTTGTTGTCTTTGCTGAAGGGTACGTCCATAACAGAAGAGCAAATGTTGGGAAGGAAGGATCCCACCGAGTTCCCTTTCTGCCACACATCTCTGCTGCTACACGGTCTTCCACCGTTCTTCCACCTTCTCAACACGAGACCCTTCGCTCCATTGCTGCTAGACCACAAGGCAAAGAATGCAAAGGCTCAGGAATCTCCAGTCATGTCAATGAAGACCATGGATGTCAGAAGGTTGAGGTACCTACAGGAGTGTCCGCCGCGGGAGCTGGAGTGCCAAACTGGGGGTTTAGTCTCAGCCCTGCTGGGTGTAAGAGCTCCAAGGCCTCGCAAGAGTCCTTGTCGGATTTCAGTCGACCGCCCTCAAGTCTCTTAAGTCGACCGTCCTCAAGTCTACTAAATCCACCTTCCTCAAGTCTACCAAATCGACCATCCTCAAGTCTCCTTAATCGACCGTCCTCAAGTCTCTTAAGTCGATCATCCTCAAGTCTACTAAATCAACCGTCCTCAATTCTCCTAAAGCGACCGTCCTCAAGTCTCCTACATCGACCCTCCTCAAGTCTCCTACATCGACCGTCCTCAAGCCTCCTAAATCGACCGTCCTCAAGCCTCCAAAATCGACCGTCCTCAAGCCTCTTAAGTCAACCGTCCTCCGGTCTCTTCAATCAACCGTCCTCCAGTCTCTTCAGTCGACCGTCCTCCAGTCTCTTCAGTCGACCGTCCTCCAGTCTCTTCAGCCGGAGCACCGATCTCGCCAGCTGCAGGAGCAACGTCCTGTCGGGTGAATGTTGGCTTTAGCAGTAGGTGTTGTTTAGCATTAGAACCTAATCATACTGTCTGTTCTTTTCGCAGAACATATAAGAGACTTCGACCCATTGGACAGCTTGTCTAGCCGTCGCCAAGTGTTGCAGTCATCCGGTGGTCATGGTTCCACGCCTGAGGACGATCGCACACGTTTCGGTCCACTTAGGGCAGCTTCAAACCTTGTCGGTCCTTTAAATACGCTTGACATCACAAAGGTGGAGGAACGTCACAGTGGCGATGGTGTGGACTTTCCTCACAGGCCCTCGGCCACATTGTCTGCCCCAAGAGCAACCCCGTATGCCCTTGCGGCCCATCCAGAGTCTGGCCCCCGACCCGTCCAGCCTCCCATCTCCGCCCTGAAAGGTGAGAATAGTCCCACATGCGTCCCGTTCCCCTTCCTTAGGGCCTGATTGTCCTCAGCTTGGCTGGACGTCCCCTTTAAGGGACAAAAAGATCGACTCCAGACGGGATGAAATCAAAGACCCCCGTCATTACATTGTGAAAGCACCAGTGTCCCCCCCCTCAGCCCGCAATAAATAACCCAGAAAGCTTTGCTTTTCAGCGAGGAGAAAGCCCAGTTGATGATAAGCTGGTACCGTTTGATTCCTCGTTCAAAGCCGCGAGGCCCCTCGTGTGCCGTCTTTCTTAGCCGCCTCGCCCCCCCCGTCTTCACTCTTTTACTCTTTTGCATGCTCGCGGAGGACGGCATGGTCATAAATCCACACGGGCCGCCGCTCGCTGACGGGCCGCCACAATAGAATACCTCCGCGTCCGCCAATTTACCGTCGGCCACGGAGATAAAGGCCCGGGCCGCTGACATCTGACTCCTCTAAAAGAAAGTGAACAATGTGGAAATTGTGTGGGGATTTTCTCTTTTCTGTCCGGGACACGGACTACTCTCCGTGTGGTAGGGGGGAGGTGGTAGGGCGGGGGCGGTGTAGCCCGCTGTTCTCTTCACGGCCAATGTCACCAGCGAATAGAGCTGCATAATAATCCCAATTTATTCCAAACCTTTCTGGGGGAGGTTCTCAATGTCGGACTCTAACTGCACCAAGATGtccgacaaatcttttttttgtccATCACTCCTAATCAACAAATTCCATAAAGAACGTTAAGAGCTATATTACCGTATTTCtcggaccgtagggcgcaccggatcaaaaggcgcactgccgatgagcgggtctagtcaggtctattttcatacaaaaggaggactggattatagggcgcattaaaggagtcatattaggactattttttctctaaatgtaaaagacttccttgtggtggTAGTtatttacagaccatcttcaagtcactttctgacagacGCTTtagtgggcagtcttatttatgtggctcaccttcgacggcgtcttctccccgtcatctttgttgtagcggtgtagcgtgcaaggacgggagtggaagaagtgtcaaaagatggcgctaactgttttaatgacattcagactttacttcaatcaataacggagcagagTCTCCTCATCCGtgactcactagtgcaacaagaacaacgccggaaatgtgtcccgtgaaaaaacgccCGACCGGGATCCTATAATAACTAAAGTTGCTCGGGTGAAATGTAAAggcactacaccggtatgttttagcgctttcatggcgagttcattgacagatataagtgagaactttataatactttatattagaaatggcaacagtggaggatgaatgtctcataacaagaatatagaggaaaagaagaagcttatcaactacgctgttgccatggactacaaaggtggacgcgcgcaaattttcaggacttatgcgaatcccaaatacagatcagcaggtaccaaaagtacagtatgtatgtatatactgtatgtgtgtatatatatatatatatatatatatatatatatatatatatatatatatatatatatatatatatatatatatatattcgaggctgagccaatcagaggACACAATACTGAACACCaagctctgattggtttggtctcatctatTAGCCTAGACTTAGACAaagacttagatttagacttagacaaactctattgggccggtatagctcggttggtagagcggccgtgccagcaacttgagggttgcaggtccgattcccgcttgtgtccttgggcaagacacttgacccacctgcccccggtgccacccacactgctttaaatgtaacttagatattgggtctcactatgtaaaagtgctttgagtcactagagaaaagcgctatataaatataactcacttcatcTCTTGATagacaaaggaaattgttcctaATACTActttagtattgatattttttatttgaatCAGCCACGTTTTTACGCTTGAAAATGCCCAATTTAACCCAAAAATATTCCTGCCTAAAAAACAGTTTTGTGATAGAGGTTGATACTTATGGTaaaaatacttgccaaccctcccagattttccgagagactccccaAATTCTGCGCCTCtaccaaaaacctcccgggacaaatgttctccctaaaatctcccgaaattcaggcggagctggaggccacgccccctccagctccatgcggacctgagcgaggacagcctgttttcacgtccgcattcccacaatataaacagcgtgtcagcccgatgacgttataactgtagaatgatccagggcaagttcttggtttcttatgtgggtttattgttaggcagtttcattaacatcctcccagcgcggcaacaacagcagtcacgttttcgtctatcgtacagcagtttgtctgccgtaaacagcaatgttgtgacactcttaaacaggacaatactgccatctactgtacgtacATACAGTATGGTTGGAAAAATTGTgagagagaatagaacaaggatggacaattcaacccttaactcaacaatgagtagatgagtgttatgtgtgtgtatatgtggaaataaatgaacactgaaattcaagtatatatatatgtatatatatatatatatatatatatatatatatatatatatatctagaattcacagaaagtcaagtatttcctaAGTTTGCTACAAATCACGTACTGAATCCTGCcaaaataaaggcctactgaaatgagattttcttattcaaacggggatagaaggtccattctatgtgtcatacttgatcatttcgcgatattgccatatttttgctgaaaggatttagtagagaacatcaacgataaagttcgcaactttaggtcactaataaaaaagccttgcctgtaccggaagtagcagacgatgtgcgcgtgacgtcacgggttgtggagctcctcacattgtttacaatcatggccaccagcagctagagcgattcggaccgagaaagcgacaatttcctcattaatttgagcgaggatgaaagattcgtggatgaggaaagttagagtgaagcactagagcaggggtcgggaacctttttggctgagagagccatacaaggcaaatattttcaaaattatttccgtgagagctatataatatattttctaagactgaatacaactaaaggcgtgtgtttttaagtaagaccaacatttttagagtataataagtctcttattctttttaataacattgttattctgaagctaaccaacaataaataaaatacctcttaccattaaagcgacttcttgaacaggtgcggtagaacccggatggatggattaaaatgcatgaaaatattttatattttgaacgttatttttaacactgattactggtggaattattcattacttaccgtgttaagcaatgtcagctgagatttatctgagagccagttgcagtcatcaaaagagccacatctggctctagagccataggttccctacccctgcattagagagagaaaaaaaggcgagggcagtgagagcgattcatatgttattagacacatttactaggaactttttggaaaatcccttatccgatTATTGGgttactagtcttttagtgagattataaagtcatacctgaaagtccgaggggtgtgttgaccaccagtgtctctgatggaagccatggaggtgCCAAAAaagtcacagctgctgcaggaagacgcaagctccgctgatgtgtttggtaagagccgacttattaccacaattttctcaccgaaacctgttggttgacgTGTGCTTGACCACCCTGTCCCAtatttaaagcttcacaacaaacaaagaaacaccggctgtgtttgtgttgctaaaggcagctgcaatacaccgcttcccacctacgtcgtTCTTCTTTgacctctccattattaattgaagaaattgcaaaagattcagcgtgGTCGGTAaatgtgggtttcagtaggcctttaaaggtgagATTGTGACATTTGTGTGTGCATATTCATGTTTGTGTCAGTACGGAGTCCAAGGGTCTCCAAACAAAGACAAGAAGGGCGCTGACAGCGGCAGTCTGCTGTCGAGAGTCCGCTCAAGTCGCTCCATTGTGGACCTTCAAGTGCGACAATGGCGGGTCGGTGTTCAAATCCTCCACTGCAGGCTCGGCGTGTACATGTTGGGGGGGCCTCCGTGTTTATTATTCTTTTGTGCCTTGGTAACGTGAGGAAAGCCTCTTGGGCCGCGagtgctcccccccccccccccccccccctctgctaATCTTCTCACTTCCCGACGTTGTGTTGTGATACTCGGAGAAGTCATCGCTGATTAGTGTTGCTAATGAGGCCTCGCAGGCGAAACCACCACCCGCCCGCTTCACCTTCTATGACGCCGCCACACCTGAGGGTCTTCACTGGTGGGGGTGCGCTTGTCTGGAGGAGGAAACGGGTTTCAAACAAAACCTGGCCCCAGATCTGGCTTCTGATAGTAGGCCGCGTCCTCGGGAGCGCTCGCAGCTGCGGGGTTGTTTGCCGCTCACGCTTCCTTTGTCTTCACTGTGCTTTACCTCCGTAAAGGCTTGAATCaccaaaaaaatgattcccgggcgtggccaccgctgctgctcactgctcccctcacctcccaataagtcaacaaggggatgggtcgaatgcagagaattatATCCTGacaacaatcattggtatttaacTTATTAGGATGCATGCACACTTGTCACGTGTGCTCCGGTTCAAACAGACCTGAGTCTTTCTGCTCCTTTGGACCAACAGGACCTGGGTCTCAGACCGCCTGCCAGGGTTGTACAATATAACGGTACTGGTACAGTTTCGTGGTACTAacaaatcaaaaacggtactaaaatctgtttgaaaagtaccggcgCGTCGTCgtcacattgctggttttacaagaagaggagcatgttcggcagcacaaacacacagagtacttacaagcagacaaagtgtataactttcacaatattatgttggatccactatggactggactgtcactattatgttagattcactatggactggactctcacactactatgtcggatccactatggactggaatctcactattatgttggatccactatggactggactctcactatcatgttggatgcactatggactggactctcactattatgttagatccactatggactggactctcactattatgttagatccactctggactggactctcactattatgttggatccactttggactggactctcactatcatgttagatccactatggactggactctcactattatgttagatccactatggactggtctcttacaatattatgttggatccactatggactggactctcactattatgttagatccactatggactggactccaactattatgttagatccactatggactggaatctcactattacgttggatccactatggactggactctcactatcatattggatccactatggactggactctcactattagttagatccactatggactggactctcactattatgttagatccactatggactggactctcactattatgttggatccactttggactgacctctcactatcatgttagatccactatggactggactccaactattatgttagatccactatggactggactctcacactattatgttagatccactatggactggagtctcactattatgttagatccattgtggactggactctcactattatgttagatccactatggactggactctcacactattatgttagatccattatggactagactctcactattatgttggatccactatggactggactctcactattatgttagatccactatggactggactctcactattatgttggatccactttggactggactctcactatcatgttagatccactatggactggactccaactattatgttagatccactatggactggactctcacactattatgttagatccactacggactggactctcactattatgttagatccactatggactggactttcactattatgtttgatccactatggattggactctcactattatgttggatccactatggactggactctcactattatgttagaaacactatggactggactctcactattatgttagatccactatggactggactctcactattatgttagatccactatggactggactctcaaactattatgttaggtccactatggactggaatctcactattatgttggatccactatggactggactctcactatcatgttggatccactatggactggactttcactattatgttagatccactagggactggactttcactattatgtttgatccactatggactggactctcactattatgttagaaacactatggactggactctcactattatgttagatccactatggactggactctcactgttatgttagatccactatggactggactctcactattatgttagatccactatggactggactctcaaacaattatgttaggtccactatggactggaatctcactattatgttggatccactatggactggactttcactatcatgttggatccactatggactggactctcactattatgttagatccactatggactggactctcactattatgttagatccactatggactggactctcactattatgttggatccactttggactggactctcactattatgttaaatccactatggactggtctcttacaatattatgttagatccactatggactggactctcactattaggttagatccactatggactggtctcttacaatattatgttagatccactatggactggactctcactattatgttagatccactatggactggactccaactattatgttagatccactatggactggaatctcactattacgttggatccactatggactggactctcactatcatgttggatccactatggactggactc
This genomic interval carries:
- the LOC133561304 gene encoding uncharacterized protein LOC133561304, with the protein product MGAGDGREKEVMLPGRQQKQTGLNFTVTRLSPRRPPPVCPRFLAHMKTHCQGLRPPRVLSSKSRPWPPSEGREQASGSYRAPPGYVHNRRANVGKEGSHRVPFLPHISAATRSSTVLPPSQHETLRSIAARPQGKECKGSGISSHVNEDHGCQKVEVPTGVSAAGAGVPNWGFSLSPAGCKSSKASQESLSDFSRPPSSLLSRPSSSLLNPPSSSLPNRPSSSLLNRPSSSLLSRSSSSLLNQPSSILLKRPSSSLLHRPSSSLLHRPSSSLLNRPSSSLQNRPSSSLLSQPSSGLFNQPSSSLFSRPSSSLFSRPSSSLFSRSTDLASCRSNVLSEHIRDFDPLDSLSSRRQVLQSSGGHGSTPEDDRTRFGPLRAASNLVGPLNTLDITKVEERHSGDGVDFPHRPSATLSAPRATPYALAAHPESGPRPVQPPISALKDLSLSAPLDQQDLGLRPPARVVQYNGTANISEPDSWSSLDSSKLSCSRSQAFDQLDAFAPSSASCSSLERAYDSSGRPSPLHELLSPSLAALTLGCDSGDLGSLSRVQLLLLDRIGPVTLHSPVEDYLPDQTRPVDDMLTPSAVFLPDASPEEQIRYRYASQA